Proteins found in one Arthrobacter sp. U41 genomic segment:
- a CDS encoding ribonuclease HI family protein, whose protein sequence is MTITAAADGSALGNPGPAGWAWYVNDDCWRAGGWPHGTNNMGELMAVLDLFRCTAHLPAEDLHILCDSQYVINSVTKWMPGWKRKGWRKSDGKPVMNVELLKEIDQALVGRKYKFEWVRGHAGHDLNEAADDRARAAATAYQQGVAVRQGPGFGAGAAAPAAQAAPAAAQAATAAAQAAPEAAALSGQHELFGAPTLFDEPDLFSELDEDTTPAPGTDASPEAIVEALERELLLPETRADLGRTGVLLHPDFTEIGSSGRIWTRDAIMMSLEENPGAPAELELLGADRLGEQTVLLTYRSHVRSGTALCSSLWVRDGAQWRLRFRQGTPEA, encoded by the coding sequence GTGACGATTACAGCAGCAGCCGACGGTTCGGCTTTAGGAAACCCCGGCCCGGCCGGATGGGCCTGGTACGTGAACGATGACTGCTGGCGGGCCGGAGGATGGCCGCACGGCACCAACAACATGGGCGAGCTCATGGCCGTCCTGGATCTCTTCCGCTGCACCGCGCACCTGCCGGCCGAGGATCTGCACATTCTCTGCGACAGCCAGTACGTCATCAACTCCGTCACCAAATGGATGCCCGGCTGGAAGCGCAAGGGGTGGCGCAAGTCCGACGGCAAGCCGGTGATGAACGTCGAGCTCCTCAAGGAGATCGACCAGGCGCTGGTCGGCCGCAAATACAAGTTCGAATGGGTGCGGGGCCACGCCGGGCATGACCTTAACGAGGCCGCGGATGACCGCGCCCGGGCCGCTGCCACGGCCTACCAGCAGGGCGTAGCGGTGCGCCAGGGCCCCGGGTTCGGCGCCGGGGCTGCGGCACCGGCGGCCCAGGCGGCACCCGCGGCCGCGCAGGCGGCAACCGCGGCAGCGCAGGCAGCTCCCGAGGCAGCGGCACTGTCCGGCCAGCACGAGCTGTTCGGCGCACCGACGCTCTTCGACGAGCCCGACCTCTTCAGCGAGCTCGACGAGGACACCACCCCCGCCCCGGGGACGGACGCGAGCCCGGAAGCCATCGTTGAGGCACTCGAGCGCGAACTCCTGTTGCCGGAAACGCGCGCCGACCTCGGACGTACCGGTGTGCTGCTGCACCCGGATTTCACCGAGATTGGCAGCTCGGGCCGGATCTGGACCAGGGACGCCATCATGATGTCCCTGGAAGAGAATCCGGGCGCCCCCGCCGAGCTGGAATTGCTGGGCGCAGACCGGCTGGGCGAGCAGACCGTACTCCTGACATACCGCAGCCACGTCCGGTCGGGAACGGCCCTGTGCAGCTCGCTGTGGGTCCGTGACGGCGCCCAGTGGCGACTCCGCTTCCGCCAGGGCACCCCCGAGGCCTGA
- a CDS encoding siderophore-interacting protein: MTSVPAATSATRKSRPQTNLTVLRREQLSPHMVRIIAGGPGFAGYVNNAFVDRYVKIVFPQPGINYRQPLDLWEIRDSMPRDQWPHTRTYTVRWVDEAAGELAIDFVIHGDEGLAGPWAASAQPGDALIFTGPGGGYNPDPAADWYLFAGDESALPAIGASIESLPEDARGLAFLEVDGDADIQAIAAPAGVELRWLLRGGVPAGASELLVTAVRDATWPQGRVQVFAHGERGYMKSLREVLYAQRGLERSQVSLSGYWAKGRVEDDFQAEKKLPIGKI; this comes from the coding sequence ATGACTTCAGTCCCCGCTGCCACGTCGGCCACCCGGAAATCGCGCCCGCAGACCAACCTCACCGTCCTGCGCCGCGAGCAGCTCTCGCCGCACATGGTCCGGATCATTGCCGGCGGCCCGGGCTTCGCCGGCTACGTCAACAACGCCTTCGTGGACCGGTACGTCAAAATCGTGTTCCCACAACCCGGGATCAACTACCGGCAGCCGCTGGACCTGTGGGAGATCCGCGACTCAATGCCTCGGGATCAGTGGCCGCACACCCGGACCTACACCGTCCGCTGGGTCGACGAGGCGGCGGGCGAACTCGCCATCGACTTCGTGATCCACGGCGACGAGGGCCTCGCGGGACCGTGGGCCGCTTCCGCCCAGCCGGGAGATGCCCTGATCTTCACCGGACCGGGCGGCGGCTACAACCCGGATCCGGCCGCGGACTGGTACCTGTTCGCAGGCGACGAGTCCGCTCTGCCGGCCATCGGCGCCTCGATCGAGTCGCTGCCGGAGGACGCCCGCGGCCTGGCCTTCCTCGAGGTGGACGGCGACGCCGACATCCAGGCTATCGCCGCTCCGGCCGGTGTGGAGCTGCGCTGGCTCCTGCGTGGCGGCGTGCCGGCCGGCGCCAGCGAACTGCTGGTCACGGCGGTGCGCGACGCCACCTGGCCGCAGGGCCGCGTGCAGGTCTTTGCGCACGGCGAGCGAGGCTACATGAAGAGCCTGCGGGAAGTGCTGTATGCGCAGCGGGGTCTGGAGCGCTCCCAGGTCTCACTGTCCGGGTACTGGGCGAAAGGCCGCGTGGAGGACGACTTCCAGGCCGAGAAGAAGCTGCCCATCGGAAAGATTTAA
- a CDS encoding cold-shock protein, whose product MALGTVKWFNAEKGYGFITVDGSGVDVFVHWSAIAGEGHRALDEGQRVELEVGEGEKGPQAESVRPAP is encoded by the coding sequence ATGGCATTGGGAACCGTCAAATGGTTCAACGCCGAAAAGGGCTACGGCTTCATTACCGTGGACGGCTCCGGGGTCGACGTGTTTGTGCACTGGTCGGCGATCGCCGGGGAGGGCCACCGTGCCCTGGACGAGGGGCAGCGTGTGGAACTCGAAGTCGGCGAGGGCGAGAAGGGCCCGCAGGCCGAAAGCGTCCGGCCCGCCCCGTGA
- a CDS encoding uracil-DNA glycosylase → MPASDALDSDALFELESPSPDAVGFAELALLPLDELVAPDWAGVLAPVEPQLRDVLAFLGGEVAGGHAILPAPSNVLRAFRQPLSDVRVLIVGQDPYPTPGHAVGLSFAVDGATRPIPRSLANIYRELDADLGFAPRIHGDLSRWADQGVLLLNRVLSVRAGEAGSHRNKGWEAITAAAITAVAHRVRADGTPAPLVAILWGKDAGTVRPLLGSTPVIASAHPSPLSAARGFFGSRPFSRTNALLREQGDGTVEWELPPLP, encoded by the coding sequence ATGCCTGCCTCCGACGCGCTTGATTCCGATGCCCTCTTCGAGCTGGAGTCCCCGTCCCCGGATGCTGTCGGCTTCGCTGAGCTGGCACTCCTGCCGCTGGATGAGCTCGTTGCTCCCGACTGGGCCGGGGTGCTGGCACCAGTTGAACCGCAGCTGCGGGATGTCCTGGCTTTTCTGGGCGGGGAGGTCGCCGGGGGCCACGCGATCTTGCCGGCGCCCTCGAATGTGCTCCGGGCGTTCCGGCAGCCGCTCTCGGATGTCAGGGTCCTGATAGTGGGCCAGGACCCGTATCCGACGCCGGGCCATGCCGTCGGGCTGTCTTTTGCCGTGGACGGTGCCACGCGGCCCATTCCGCGCAGCCTCGCCAACATCTACCGGGAACTCGACGCCGATCTGGGCTTTGCGCCGCGGATCCACGGGGACCTCAGCCGTTGGGCGGACCAGGGGGTGCTGTTGCTGAACAGGGTCCTGAGCGTCCGGGCCGGGGAAGCCGGCTCGCACCGGAACAAGGGCTGGGAAGCCATCACGGCGGCGGCGATCACCGCCGTGGCGCACCGCGTGAGGGCAGACGGCACCCCCGCGCCGCTCGTGGCCATCCTGTGGGGCAAGGATGCCGGGACGGTCCGGCCGCTGCTGGGTTCCACGCCGGTGATCGCGAGCGCCCATCCGAGTCCGCTGTCGGCCGCGCGGGGATTCTTCGGCTCCCGGCCGTTCAGCCGCACCAATGCACTGCTCCGGGAGCAGGGGGACGGCACGGTGGAGTGGGAACTGCCGCCGCTTCCGTAG
- a CDS encoding sensor histidine kinase, whose amino-acid sequence MLHRWKSASLRSQLVAIMTALMLVALTATGAGTLTLLHSYLQGQVDDKLRAAVTSVRQQQSFSQLQDQNQSIPTDYSLMLFTPGQPPLPFGGNKELHPDITSITAADAADRQQTPFQVRGTDGRNWRVVALNVVDSNQRSSVVVIGLPLWPVDSVMEHAVLVVVGVGLLTLVLAFFIATWSISRSFRPLARVEKTAAAIAAGDLSRRVEIENPNTEVGRLGSSLNAMLAHIETAFAARMASEERMRRFAADASHELRTPLVTIRGFSELYRHGALSTPEDVTTAMGRIESEAKRMGTMVEDLLLLARIDEQRPLQQKPADLLLVANDAVVDTQASDRGRVISLTGLDGGPPGPAPVLGDEAKLRQVVGNLVGNALRYTPEGTPIELAVGVRTAGDGTRQSVIEVRDHGPGVPDEEAARIFERFYRADTSRTRETGGSGLGLAIVAAIVGSHSGTVRVAKTDGGGATLVVSLPFLDEASGDDGANAVPGSGTRAGSAE is encoded by the coding sequence TTGCTTCACCGTTGGAAGTCGGCGTCGCTCAGGTCCCAGCTGGTCGCCATCATGACCGCGCTGATGCTGGTGGCCCTCACCGCCACCGGCGCCGGGACCCTGACCCTGCTGCACAGCTATCTGCAGGGCCAGGTCGACGACAAGCTCCGGGCCGCGGTCACCTCGGTGCGCCAGCAGCAGTCCTTCAGCCAGCTGCAGGACCAGAACCAGAGCATCCCCACCGACTACTCGCTGATGCTATTCACGCCGGGGCAGCCGCCGTTGCCGTTCGGCGGCAACAAGGAACTCCACCCGGATATCACCAGCATCACCGCCGCGGATGCCGCTGACCGCCAGCAGACCCCTTTCCAGGTCCGCGGCACGGACGGGCGCAACTGGCGGGTGGTCGCGCTCAACGTCGTGGACAGCAACCAGCGCAGTTCCGTCGTTGTCATCGGGCTCCCGTTGTGGCCGGTCGATTCCGTGATGGAACACGCCGTCCTGGTGGTCGTCGGCGTCGGGCTGCTGACCCTTGTCCTGGCCTTTTTCATCGCCACCTGGAGCATCTCCCGGTCCTTCCGGCCGCTGGCCCGGGTCGAAAAGACCGCAGCAGCGATTGCCGCCGGCGACCTCTCCCGGCGTGTCGAAATCGAAAACCCCAATACCGAGGTCGGCCGGCTGGGCAGCTCCCTCAATGCCATGCTCGCCCATATCGAGACGGCCTTCGCCGCCCGGATGGCCTCCGAGGAACGGATGCGCCGCTTTGCCGCCGACGCCTCCCATGAACTGCGCACGCCGCTGGTGACGATCCGCGGCTTCTCGGAGCTGTACCGGCACGGCGCCCTGTCCACCCCGGAGGATGTGACGACCGCCATGGGGCGGATCGAAAGCGAAGCCAAGCGGATGGGGACCATGGTGGAGGACCTGCTGCTGCTGGCCAGGATCGACGAGCAGCGGCCGCTGCAGCAGAAGCCCGCGGACCTGCTGCTGGTTGCCAACGACGCCGTGGTGGACACTCAGGCAAGCGACCGCGGCCGGGTCATTTCGCTGACCGGGCTGGACGGCGGTCCGCCCGGGCCGGCGCCGGTGCTGGGCGATGAGGCCAAGCTGCGGCAGGTGGTCGGAAATCTCGTGGGCAACGCCCTGCGCTACACCCCCGAGGGCACGCCCATCGAACTGGCCGTTGGTGTCCGCACCGCAGGGGACGGCACCCGGCAGTCCGTCATCGAGGTCCGCGACCACGGCCCCGGTGTCCCGGACGAGGAAGCGGCGCGGATCTTCGAGCGGTTCTACCGTGCGGACACGTCCCGTACCCGGGAGACCGGGGGCAGCGGGCTGGGCCTGGCGATCGTCGCGGCCATCGTCGGCTCGCATTCCGGGACCGTCAGAGTCGCGAAGACCGACGGCGGCGGCGCCACGCTGGTGGTCAGCCTGCCGTTCCTGGACGAGGCCAGCGGGGACGACGGTGCCAATGCCGTCCCGGGCTCCGGCACACGTGCCGGATCCGCGGAGTAG
- a CDS encoding response regulator transcription factor, translating to MKKNGPEAKLLVVDDEPNIRELLSTSLRFAGFEVVSASNGREALAAADLHSPDLAVLDVMLPDMDGFTVTRRLRAAGKHFPVLFLTAKDDTEDKVMGLTVGGDDYVTKPFSLDEVVARIRAVLRRTQPLQDDDAVIRVDDLELDDDAHEVRRGGTVIELSPTEFKLLRYLMLNPNRVLSKAQILDHVWEYDFNGDASIVESYISYLRRKVDIDPDAPALIQTKRGVGYVLRTAEKR from the coding sequence ATGAAAAAGAACGGTCCCGAAGCCAAGCTGCTCGTCGTCGATGATGAACCCAACATCCGCGAGCTGCTGTCCACTTCCCTGCGCTTTGCCGGCTTTGAGGTGGTCTCCGCGTCCAACGGGCGCGAAGCCCTGGCGGCCGCTGACCTGCATTCCCCCGACCTGGCCGTCCTGGACGTTATGCTGCCGGACATGGACGGCTTCACCGTCACCCGCCGGCTGCGAGCGGCAGGAAAGCACTTCCCCGTACTCTTCCTGACCGCCAAGGATGACACCGAGGACAAGGTCATGGGCCTGACCGTGGGCGGCGACGACTACGTCACCAAGCCCTTCAGCCTCGACGAGGTCGTGGCACGCATCCGCGCCGTGCTGCGCCGCACGCAGCCCCTGCAGGATGACGACGCGGTCATCCGCGTCGATGACCTCGAGCTCGACGACGACGCCCACGAGGTCCGCCGCGGCGGCACGGTGATCGAGCTCTCCCCCACCGAATTCAAGCTTCTGCGCTACCTCATGCTGAACCCCAACCGGGTGCTGTCCAAGGCCCAGATCCTGGACCATGTCTGGGAATACGACTTCAACGGGGACGCCTCGATCGTGGAGTCCTACATCTCCTATCTGCGCCGCAAGGTGGACATCGACCCGGACGCGCCGGCCCTGATCCAGACCAAACGGGGCGTCGGCTACGTGCTGCGGACGGCAGAGAAGCGCTGA
- a CDS encoding WXG100 family type VII secretion target has translation MSIISVDTELLQLKSANVKATVDRISADVQAMKRGLDELQATWRGSAATNFQALVSEWTLTQGKVEASLASINLALNSAAASYAQAELHNTQRFS, from the coding sequence ATGAGCATCATCTCCGTCGATACGGAACTCCTCCAGCTCAAGTCAGCGAACGTCAAGGCCACGGTCGACCGGATCAGCGCCGACGTGCAGGCCATGAAGCGCGGCCTCGACGAGCTGCAGGCCACGTGGCGCGGCTCGGCCGCCACCAACTTCCAGGCCCTCGTCTCGGAGTGGACCCTGACCCAGGGCAAAGTCGAGGCCTCCCTCGCCTCGATCAACCTGGCGCTGAACTCGGCGGCGGCGAGCTACGCCCAGGCCGAACTGCACAACACCCAACGTTTTAGCTGA
- a CDS encoding LytR C-terminal domain-containing protein, protein MTKYARDEFDRVPETSTRQGVHRAVAESRRRRHLGPILAVGAASLAVGLVAFLILPNLGLSSPGTTLAVTAGQGGSSAAASPAPTASSPVSASPAASATPSATATPSATPSAAPAAAAAAATVDKSQPVAVYNATTTAGLANRVGGTITTAGWTVGTLGNWGGVPQQRSVIFYSGATQKSNAEALGKLLGIPAAVDSAEFQLPLVVVLAPGFR, encoded by the coding sequence ATGACCAAATACGCTCGGGATGAATTTGATCGGGTCCCGGAGACCTCCACCCGTCAGGGTGTTCACCGCGCAGTCGCCGAATCCCGCCGCCGCCGCCATCTGGGCCCCATCCTGGCCGTCGGCGCCGCATCCCTGGCCGTCGGCCTCGTGGCGTTCCTGATCCTTCCCAACCTCGGACTTTCCTCCCCCGGGACCACCCTGGCGGTAACGGCCGGGCAGGGCGGCAGCAGCGCCGCTGCGTCCCCCGCCCCCACAGCCTCCAGCCCGGTATCCGCCAGCCCCGCGGCCAGCGCGACGCCCTCCGCGACTGCCACACCCTCCGCCACCCCGTCTGCAGCCCCCGCGGCTGCCGCCGCCGCTGCCACTGTTGACAAGAGCCAGCCGGTTGCGGTTTACAACGCCACCACCACCGCAGGCCTGGCCAACCGCGTGGGCGGAACCATCACCACCGCCGGCTGGACAGTCGGCACGCTCGGAAACTGGGGCGGTGTGCCCCAGCAGCGCTCCGTCATCTTCTACAGCGGCGCCACGCAAAAGAGCAACGCCGAGGCCCTCGGGAAACTTCTTGGCATCCCGGCCGCGGTTGACTCGGCCGAATTCCAGCTGCCGCTCGTTGTGGTGCTGGCGCCGGGCTTCCGGTAG
- a CDS encoding ABC transporter substrate-binding protein, whose product MRPARAVAVAAVAALTTTACLGPTGGARVQQADASGDGTLRIGLVLDNTGPQNFLNAPQLAAAKLAVKEINAAGGHKGKPVELLPETISADAAAQAKALVAAKADVVIGPTDSSRAPAAIDVLSNARIAMISPANTASRLSSYESHGYYFRTSAADIAQAPVLVKLARDSGAATIAVVYEEGAYGKDVSNAVAAAAKDAGLGPVAVAGFTPGQAQQAAAAAKAAAPDAVVLVSRTGAQGAIAELNNAGLSGKKLILSDGAVNQYGSGLGSRALDGARGILPGTFASAHFQGELVSVDPGLKDMTFAAETYDAVNLAAIAAAAAQDDAGTSIAASLIAVSGGNVPTTGGAVPDGDTTVCKSYQECLDAIRAGKRPDYDGESGRISFDSSGDITSANYVLYRYGPDNRAIMSGSETAGSSGS is encoded by the coding sequence CTGCGGCCGGCGCGCGCCGTGGCCGTCGCGGCGGTTGCGGCACTGACCACGACCGCGTGCCTGGGACCAACAGGCGGCGCCCGCGTGCAGCAGGCCGATGCCAGCGGCGACGGCACCCTGAGAATCGGCCTGGTCCTCGACAACACCGGCCCGCAGAACTTCCTCAATGCCCCCCAGCTGGCCGCCGCGAAGCTCGCCGTCAAGGAAATCAACGCTGCGGGCGGCCACAAGGGCAAACCGGTGGAGTTGCTCCCCGAGACCATCAGCGCGGACGCGGCAGCGCAGGCAAAAGCCCTGGTGGCGGCCAAAGCCGACGTTGTCATCGGCCCGACGGACTCCAGCCGGGCGCCCGCCGCCATCGACGTGCTGTCCAACGCCAGGATCGCGATGATTTCCCCCGCCAACACCGCCAGCAGGCTCAGCAGCTATGAGAGCCACGGCTACTACTTCCGTACCTCCGCAGCCGACATCGCGCAGGCCCCCGTTCTCGTCAAGCTCGCCAGGGACAGCGGCGCGGCAACCATTGCCGTCGTGTACGAGGAAGGCGCCTACGGCAAGGATGTGTCCAACGCAGTCGCCGCCGCGGCCAAGGATGCCGGCCTCGGGCCCGTCGCCGTCGCAGGCTTCACCCCCGGCCAGGCGCAGCAGGCTGCCGCCGCCGCCAAGGCAGCGGCACCGGACGCCGTCGTGCTGGTCTCCCGCACCGGCGCCCAGGGCGCCATCGCCGAACTGAACAACGCCGGCCTGTCCGGAAAAAAGCTCATCCTCAGCGACGGCGCGGTCAACCAGTACGGTTCAGGCCTTGGTTCCAGGGCCCTCGACGGAGCGCGCGGGATCCTTCCGGGGACCTTCGCCTCCGCACACTTCCAGGGCGAGCTGGTCTCCGTGGATCCAGGGCTGAAGGACATGACCTTTGCCGCAGAGACCTACGACGCCGTCAACCTCGCCGCCATCGCGGCCGCCGCTGCCCAGGATGACGCCGGAACCTCGATTGCTGCCAGCCTGATTGCCGTCTCGGGCGGCAACGTCCCGACCACCGGGGGCGCCGTGCCCGACGGCGACACCACGGTCTGCAAGAGCTACCAGGAGTGCCTCGACGCCATCCGGGCCGGCAAACGCCCCGACTACGACGGGGAGTCCGGGCGGATCAGCTTCGACTCCAGCGGTGACATCACCTCCGCAAACTACGTTCTCTACCGCTATGGGCCGGACAACAGGGCGATCATGAGCGGCAGCGAAACAGCCGGCAGCAGCGGGAGTTAA
- the groL gene encoding chaperonin GroEL (60 kDa chaperone family; promotes refolding of misfolded polypeptides especially under stressful conditions; forms two stacked rings of heptamers to form a barrel-shaped 14mer; ends can be capped by GroES; misfolded proteins enter the barrel where they are refolded when GroES binds), which translates to MAKIIAFDEEARRGLERGLNILADAVKVTLGPRGRNVVLEKKWGAPTITNDGVSIAKEIELDDPYEKIGAELVKEVAKKTDDVAGDGTTTATVLAQALVKEGLRNVAAGADPLSLKRGIEKAVEAVTRELLASAKEIETKEEIAATASISAGDNEIGALIAEALDKVGKEGVITVEESNTFGLELELTEGMRFDKGYISAYFVTDAERQETVLEDPYILIVNSKISNVKELVAVLEKVMQSSKPLLIIAEDIEGEALATLIVNKIRGTFKSVAVKAPGFGDRRKAQLADIAILTGGQVISEEVGLKLETAGLELLGRARKVVVTKDETTIVEGAGDADQIAGRVSQIRAEIENSDSDYDREKLQERLAKLAGGVAVIKAGAATEVELKERKHRIEDAVRNAKAAVEEGIVAGGGVALIQAGAKAFANLQLEGDEATGANIVRVAIDAPLKQIAFNAGMEPGVVVDKVRGLPAGHGLNAATGEYVDLLAAGINDPVKVTRSALQNAASIAGLFLTTEAVVADKPEKNSPAMGGGDDMGGMGGMGGF; encoded by the coding sequence ATGGCCAAGATCATTGCATTTGATGAAGAGGCACGCCGCGGTCTTGAGCGGGGCCTGAACATCCTCGCCGACGCCGTCAAGGTCACCCTCGGCCCGCGTGGACGCAACGTCGTCCTCGAAAAGAAGTGGGGCGCCCCCACGATCACCAACGATGGTGTATCCATCGCCAAGGAGATCGAGCTGGACGATCCTTACGAGAAGATCGGCGCCGAGCTGGTCAAGGAAGTTGCCAAGAAGACGGATGACGTCGCCGGCGACGGAACCACCACCGCAACCGTGCTGGCTCAGGCCCTGGTCAAGGAAGGCCTGCGCAACGTCGCGGCCGGCGCTGATCCCCTGTCCCTCAAGCGCGGCATCGAAAAGGCTGTCGAAGCCGTCACCCGCGAGCTCCTGGCCTCCGCCAAGGAAATCGAAACCAAGGAAGAGATTGCCGCCACCGCGTCCATCTCTGCCGGTGACAACGAGATTGGCGCACTGATTGCCGAGGCCCTGGATAAGGTCGGCAAGGAAGGCGTCATCACCGTCGAGGAGTCGAACACCTTCGGCCTCGAGCTGGAGCTCACCGAAGGCATGCGCTTCGACAAGGGCTACATCTCCGCGTACTTCGTCACTGACGCCGAGCGTCAGGAAACGGTCCTCGAGGATCCGTACATCCTGATCGTCAACTCGAAGATCTCCAACGTCAAGGAACTGGTTGCTGTCCTTGAGAAGGTCATGCAGTCCTCCAAGCCGCTGCTGATCATCGCCGAGGACATCGAGGGCGAGGCCCTGGCCACCCTGATCGTCAACAAGATCCGCGGCACCTTCAAGTCCGTCGCCGTCAAGGCTCCGGGCTTCGGCGACCGCCGCAAGGCGCAGCTCGCGGACATCGCCATCCTCACCGGCGGCCAGGTCATCTCCGAGGAAGTCGGCCTCAAGCTTGAGACTGCCGGACTCGAACTCCTGGGCCGCGCCCGCAAGGTCGTTGTTACCAAGGATGAGACCACCATCGTCGAGGGCGCAGGCGACGCTGACCAGATTGCTGGCCGCGTTTCCCAGATCCGCGCCGAGATCGAGAACTCCGATTCCGATTACGACCGCGAGAAGCTGCAGGAGCGCCTGGCCAAGCTGGCCGGCGGCGTTGCAGTCATCAAGGCCGGTGCCGCAACCGAAGTTGAGCTCAAGGAACGCAAGCACCGCATTGAGGACGCTGTCCGCAACGCGAAGGCTGCTGTCGAAGAGGGCATCGTCGCCGGCGGTGGCGTTGCCCTGATCCAGGCCGGTGCCAAGGCATTCGCCAACCTGCAGCTCGAAGGCGACGAGGCAACCGGTGCGAACATCGTCCGCGTTGCCATCGACGCCCCGCTGAAGCAGATCGCCTTCAACGCAGGCATGGAGCCGGGCGTTGTCGTCGACAAGGTCCGCGGCCTGCCTGCAGGCCACGGCCTGAACGCAGCAACCGGCGAGTACGTCGACCTGCTGGCTGCCGGCATCAATGACCCGGTCAAGGTCACCCGCTCTGCCCTGCAGAACGCGGCTTCCATTGCCGGCCTGTTCCTTACCACCGAGGCCGTTGTGGCCGACAAGCCGGAGAAGAACTCCCCGGCCATGGGCGGCGGCGACGACATGGGCGGCATGGGGGGCATGGGCGGTTTCTAA
- a CDS encoding DUF3263 domain-containing protein encodes MAEQAQEHLSTAESLSAGTRPESPLSSREQQMLALERQWWKYAGAKEQAIRELFDLSATHYYQILNALIDTEDALAHDPMLVKRLRRLRTSRQRARTARRLGSDA; translated from the coding sequence GTGGCCGAACAAGCGCAGGAGCACCTGTCGACGGCGGAATCCCTGTCCGCAGGGACCCGCCCCGAGTCGCCGCTGAGCAGCCGGGAGCAGCAGATGCTGGCGCTGGAGCGGCAGTGGTGGAAGTACGCCGGAGCCAAGGAACAGGCCATCCGGGAGCTCTTCGACCTCTCCGCCACGCACTACTACCAGATCCTCAATGCCCTCATTGACACCGAGGATGCGCTGGCCCACGATCCCATGTTGGTGAAGAGATTGCGTAGACTACGTACGTCACGCCAACGTGCGCGCACCGCCCGCCGCCTGGGCTCGGACGCGTAA